The nucleotide sequence CAACGTCACCGTCGAACCGTTGAGTGCCTGGATGGTCCCGCCGGTGTTGTCAAAGCCCAGACCGCCCGTGCCTGCCACCAGTCGCAGGGTACCGCCATTGCTGGCCTGAAGCGTGCCGCTATTCAGCAACGTGCCGAAAGTCGTGCGGAGTTGCAGAGGCGTTGTGAGGTTAGCGTTCACAAGACCCTGGTTGTTCATGTTGAAATTGCCTTCGGCCGCCATCGTCCCTCCGCCTGAGATGGTCTCCTGGTTGATCAGCGTCGTGGCGCTGCCTCCGATGACGAGGTTCGGCGCATCGCTCATTGCAAAAGTCCCGCCTCCCTTCAGCGTCACCGTCGAGCCGCTCCACACCATCTGCGCACCCTGACTTCCCGTTCCCGCTAGAGTCAGCGTGCCAGCGTTGCTGATCGTCGCACCAGCGATGGTGAGCCGTTTTCCGGGTGCTACCGACACGCTGTTCCCGCTGTCAATGGTGAGGTTCCCGACGGGTGCATTGCCTGTGTCCTGTGTGACCACCCCGGTCCCACCGCCCTTGCAGTTCCCGATGAAAGCGTCTCCACCGTTGGGAATGCCTCCGCACCAGTTCGCCGCATTGCTCCAGACCCCGGTTCCTCCGCCCCATGTCTGCGCCTCCGCTGGGATCGACACCCAGCCCATTGCCAACAAGACAGCCAACCACAGATAGACCTTCATACCCGGTACTCCTTGCGCAGAATTAGTACTGGGTGGAGAAAGTGCGCCGTCAGAAGCAGCGCGACCCAGTTCTTGCCTACCTGGATAGCCCAACCCGAGTCTGGATGTCCTTACAAAACTCTGATATTGTTCTTACACTTTTTTGCCAGGGGCTAACCCTGTGTCGCCCAGCCACTTCTACGAATTTCTCGGATTCCGGCTCGACCCTGACCAACGCCTGCTCTTCCGTAACGGCGAGGTCGTACCCCTTGCGCCCAAGGCATTAGATACGCTCCTTCTGCTGGTCGAAAACCACGGCCGCATCCTCGAAAAGGATGTGCTTCTCAAACACGTTTGGCCCGACACGTTCGTAGAAGAAGGCAGCCTCACGCGGAATATTTCGGTTCTCAGGAAGGTACTGGAAGAGGGTCTGGCCGGCGTTGCCTGCATTGAGAATATTCCCAAGCGCGGCTACCGCTTCGTCGCCGAGGTCCGATCCGTTCCGGCGGACCACAAATCACGATCGACGACCTCCGAACAGCCTGGCGGAGCAGGTCAGTCGACAGCGTCTGTCGATACTCGGAAACCCAGGCTCAGTCCTGCCTGGCGCATTCCCGTCCTGATCGCTGCCATCCTGATCGCCGTGATCGCCACACCGCTAGTGCTCAATGTGCATGGCTGGCGGGACGCCATCTTCGGTACCAGCGCCGGCAACATTCAGTCGATTGCAGTTCTACCGCTTGAAAATCTTTCGAACGATCCGGAACAAGCCTATTTTGCCGATGGAATGACGGACGCTCTGATCACCGACTTGGCGAAGATCAGTTCTCTGCGGGTTGTGTCGCGTACGTCCGTCATGCAATACAAGGGCGCCCGCAAATCGATCCCGCAAGTAGCACGGGAACTTGGTGTCGACGCGGTGGTCGAGGGTACAGTGACTCGCGCGGGCAACCAGGTTCGCATCACCGCTCAGTTGATTGCAGCCCGGAACGACCGGCACCTGTGGGCTGAGATGTATCAACGGGATTTGGGCGATGCATTGATCATGCAAGGTCAGGTCGCGCAGGCTATTGCCGACAGCGTTCGCCTTGAACTGACTGCCGACGAGCGGTCGCGCCTGTCATCCCTGCACCGTGTCGACCCGGAAGCGTATGAACTCTATCTCCGCGGCCGCTACTATTGGAACCGAAGAGATGCCGAAGGCTTGACGCAAGCCATCGAATATTTTCGCAGCGCAACCCGTAGAGATCCCAACTTTGCCCTGGCATATGCCGGCCTGGCGGACTGCTACAACGTGATTAGCGATTCCGTCTCGATTCCCGCCACCGAAGCACTTGGCCAGGCGAAAATCGCATCGCTCAAAGCATTGGAACTGGATGCCAATTCGGCCGAAGCTCATGCCTCTCTCGCTTGGGTGCGATTTCAGCTCGATTGGAACTGGGCGGACGCGGAGCACGAATTCCGCCGCGCCATTTCTCTGAATCCCGGCTATGCAACTGCCCACCACTGGTTCGCAATTTTTCTCAGCGCCATGGGCCGCGGCGCTGAAGCGATTGCCGAAGCCAAGCGCGCCCAGGAACTCGATCCACTTTCGCTGATTATCCGGCTCGACGTTGGGTCCGTTTACTTCTGGACTGGACACGTCGACCTCTCCCTGCAGCAGGAACTCAAGGTCCTTGACATGGACCCGACGTTTGTCCGCGGCTATTTCTATGTGGCCATCGCGTACGCGCACATGCGCCGGCTGGACGACGCGCTCTCCTACTTCCACAAAGGCGCTGCACTGGCCGGCGGTGGAACCCAGCCCTTTCAAGAACTGGAAGCGTGGTTCTATGCCGCTTCCGGACGGCGTCGTGAAGCGTTCAATATCCTCGCAAAACTCGAATCCCCGGCACGCGAACCGGCCGAGTCGTACTACATTGCGGAAGCCTATGCTGCTCTGGGGAAACGCGACGAGGCCTTCAAGTGGCTGGAGCGGGCCTATCGGGAGCGCACCTTCTGGATGGTCTATCTCAATGTCGATCCAAGATTGGACTCACTGCGGTCCGACCCAAGGTTTCACGACTTAGTAAGTCGAGTCGGGTTGGCGCCTGCGACCCCCTAACAGTTTCTCTGACCTACTAGACGCGATTTCATCTGAAACTGTCATCCTGAGCCGCCCGGAGGCGAAGCCGAGGGCGAGCGAAGGATCTGCTTTCTCTTCGTGCGCAGAGACTGCCGCCCCTTCGCCCAGCCCAGGTAAGGATGACAGTTCCACATGACTCCCGCAGTAGTAACGACTTCCGCCCCGGGGTAGCGCAGCGGTTCAGCCCCGAGGTCGCGGGTTTGCACTTCTTCAGCAAACTGCCAGTAAAAAGCCGGCCCCTGCCGAGGCCGGCCGGATCGAAGCCAATTCACAACGTTAGGGCGTAATCTCAAATACGTTGCCGCCCTGCACTTGCTGGATCAGGAAGTTCTTCACGGTAGTTCCGTAGAGATGACCCGCACCGTCCCGAAACAGTCCCGCGAACGGGACAGCTCCGTCTTCAAGCCCCGCGAACGCGTGCAGTACCTTTACGCTGCCGTCGGCAGCAAGCTGAAATGCCGTGCCGAGATTGTGAATACCGCCCTGTTGCGCGGTGCCATAAAGGTTCCCGGCCGGGTCTGCAACCAGACCACCGTTGGGGTTCCGTCCTTCGCGCTGGATAAACCGGTGGAGGATTGTGTACGTGCCATCTTTGGCGATTCTGTACACCGTTCCGTGCTCGGTCTTACCACCTTTGAAAGCCGTGCCAAACAAGTTGCCCGCCGCATCCAGCAGCAGCCCGCCTTGCGGAACTGCGCCATCGCTACGGCCCTTGAAGGTATGTAGGACGGAGAAGTTTCGATTCTTGTCGAGCTTGAAGACCACGCCGCAGCCCGCACCCTCGAACAAGAAAATCTCTTTGCACAGGAAATCGCCGCCCGACTGAGTCACGCCGAATAAATTTCCGTCGGCATCCTGCACGAGAGGTCCAATCGGATTCGCGCCATCAGAACCGCCCGTGAATTTGTGGAGCAATTGCAGGTGGCCCGTAGTGCTCAGTTCGAAGATGCTGCCGCAACCAAGTTGGCAACTCTGATCGCTGCCAAACTGAGCTGCGCCAAAGATGTTTCCCGTTCTGTCCATGATGACGCCGCCTGCCGGCAATTCGGGCACGTCGACGTTCAGCCCTCCGGAGAAGGCGAACACAATGGATTCAACTCCCTGAGGAGAAATCTTATAGATGACCCCGGCGCCTGGTCCGCCTTCCGCAACGCCGTACAGGTTGCCGGCTTGATCCTGGATTAATGTTCCTGTGGGGAACGCGCCAGTGGTCGCCGAGTTGTTCAAGAAAGTGAGCACCGATTCCTTACCCTTGTTGTCGATCTTGAATACAGTTGCCGGGCTGGTCGTCGTTCCATAAAGGTTGCCGGCGGCATCCCGCAGAATTGCTCCCTCTGAGAACGCCCCGTCCGTTTGATTGTTGTTGAACTGATGGAGAGCGGTGAAAGTCTGTGCCTGCGTCGGCAGGATCGCCAACGCAAAGCCGATAAGTACTACAAGAGTGAGGTATCGTTTTCTCATAAGTTTTGTCCTTGTCTGCTGCGACCGCACAGGCGGGCGCTGGAACGAAATATCTTGATTGCTTCCCTTTCCGATTGAGCAAAGCTCCGCTGTGGACACCACACACCACGAGTGTGCGAGCCAAACAGCCCGTCGTTGTTCCCCGGTCAAATGTGATACGAAATAAAAAATGGCGAGCGGAACTAGCGACTACGCGCATTTTTTTTCGGCGCCAGCGATCCCCGATTAGAGGTCGCCTGAATTGGGAGGGACTTCAGCGCTTAAGGATTGGATGTGCACGAATGAACTTTGAAGTAAAAACATCGTCATGACATTGTCATTAGGATGTAACTTCTTTCGCGGCGTCTCGCCTGTTCCACAATGTGTTGTTTCAGCGTGAAATGGGGAGCGGGCGTCACTCCGTTTGCGAGTCTGTCGCGATTTGCATCCGGCCGCGGTGTTACTTCACTCCCGCCAAGCTCGCGTGCCGGAACAGCAGACCGGACGCGGTGAACAACGCCACGAAGACAAAATGCCCGATGACCATATCCCGCGCCCTGTCGGGCGGCGCGCCCGAAGGCAGCAGCACGGTAATCAGCGCCAGCGTCGCCGCCATCGCGAACAACGTGCGACCCAACCCTCGCGCTTTCAGCCGCGCCAGCAAGGCCCCAATGATTCCCACCACGAGCACGATTTGGTACGCCAGGTTCTCCGGATGTTCCGAGTCCGCGACCTGGACCATGGTGGACCACCCCAAGGCGAACCCCGTGACCAGCGCCAAGCCGACCCCTGCCTTGTACGACCACACGCCCATCTTCCTCGCGATCAGCGCATACACCATCCCAGTGGCGAAAAACAGGACATACACGAACACGAAACTTCCCGCGCTCCAGTTCCATCCCTGTACCAGCCGCGATGCCACGAGCGGCACCATCAACGCAGCCAGCGCTCCCAGCGCGACACGCAGAATTGTCTTACCCAGTTGCGGCATATGAGTTGCGTTCTCCCTGACGATTCCCACGGATGTCTCGAAAAAGATCCACAGCGCGAGCCCGGCTAGTCCCCTCTTGGCGTCCACGCGCTCACGGCACAGGTCGTGAAATGTCTGCACCATTCCCTCGGCGAACCGCTCGCGGAAAGGCCGCGGATACAACCGCAGCAGCATCGCATACCACGTCTGATAGCGGCGGACTGCGCCGTTAGCGGCCATGCGCCAGGCTTTCTGTCGACAAGTTTTCTTTCGCCAAGCGCGCTTTCGCCACCGCCACCACGCTGCGATACCGATTCAGCTCCGCTTCCAGTGCCGCCCGCCCCGCCCCTGTAAGCTCGTAATAAATTCGCCGCTCGTCGTCCATCTCCGGATCGACCCGCTTATCGCTTTCCCGGATCAGCCCGGCCTCCATCATCCGCCCCATCGAGCCATAGAGCGTCCCCGGGCCCATCTTTGCCTTGCCCTGCGAGTCCGCCTGCACCTGTTTCATGATCCCGTACCCGTGCCGCTCCCCAGTCGAAAGCGCCAGCAGGATGTGCAGCACTGCGGGAGTCAGCGGATCTCGCACCACGCTCTTCTTCGCCATGCTCCGATACTATATCCGTTGCGGATATATGGCAAGCCCAGGCTGAGTGAGTGAATACCTAAGGACTACTTCGTGCATCCGCAATATGTTATGAAGTACGAGTGACCGCAAAGAAAGTGGGGAGCGACTGATGGATAGTGGCGTTCGGTCTCTAGTTGCCTTCGTGGTTATGGTGATCTTGGCAGGATGCTCCATGAGAGTGCCTGCTGAAACGATGGTTGGTACTTACGTTGCATCGCATCCATTTGGAATCGAAACGATTACCTTGAACGCGGACGGGACTTTTGTCCAACGTGTCGCGATACAGCAAGAACAGCCCATGACGATTCGCGGAACTTGGGATTTCGATCCTAAAGAATCACGGGCGCACCTTTATGGCAGCATGACCGTGGCCGATGGCTTTGGTCATCTAAGAAGCGATTGGAGAACGGTGACTGCGGGAGTTGACTCGTTGGACGTCGAGCGGCACTGGTTCAGAGTTGTAATGGGCTCGGCAGCTACATCCCCATACATAAAGCAGTGAGCGCTGCCCGCCAGATGCGATCCACTAGGGACGCAACGACCCGCTTGGGTGCGGCAGGTTGTGAAATGTGCCACTCGCAAGGATCGTTGGTCACAGCCGCAGTGATACCGGCTACTCCCTTGCCCGAGTTGCCTGGCGGCCATCACGCCGACAAAGAGTCAACCTGTCAAGGATTGAGGCCGACAATTCCGTTTCCGCTTAATGCAACCGCCTGCGGGCTTGCTGGGTCAGAATCGCTGATTACCAGAACCGCAATTCGCTTTCCCACGGCTGTGGGCGTGAAAATAATCGAGATTGTGCAACTCGCCGTGGGTTCAATCGAAGCTTCACAGTCGCTCGTTTGAGTGAAATCGCCAGTGTCCTTGCCGGCGATATAGATTTGGTTGATGGCCAGCACGCCCGTGCCTGTGTTAGTCAAGGTGACCTTTTTCGGCTTGCTGGACGTACCCACCACAGCCTTGCCAAAAGTGAGTTTCAAAGGGGAGACGCTTACAAAGGTCTGGGAGGCAATTTTGGTAATGAATGCAGCCCTGCCCGACGACGACGGTTGAAATGCTAAGAGAGTCGTGGGGAATGAGTGGTGAGCCTGCGCTGACCCGCTTACGTAAGCATTGCCTATCGCGTCCACCGCAATGCTTTGACCGTAGTCATACCCCTTGCCGCCCAAGTATGTGGAGTACACGAGGCCACTACCAGCGGCGTTGACCATGGCGACAAATGCATCGTCAAAGCCACTGTTCTCTGCCCGGAGAGCATTGGCCGTAGGAAAGTCCGTTGAGTATGTATACCCGGTCACGTAGGCATTGCCTGCCGCATCCGCAGCGATGCCGGAACCGAAGTCCCAATCGGCTCCCCCCAAGTAAGTGGAGTACACGAGGGCGCTACCGTCGCTATTGATCTTGCTGACAAACACCTCATACTCGCCGTGGTTCGTCGACTGGATGGCACGCACTGTGGGAAAGTTGGTTGATCGGGTGTACCCGGTAAAGTAGGCGTTGCCTGTCCCGTCCACAGCGATGGCCTGCCCCAACTCTTCCCCGCTCCCACCCAGGTAGGTGGAGTAAGAGAGGGTGCTGCCGTCAGCATTGATCTTGGTTATGAACGCATCGTAACACCCATGATTCGTGGCTTGAATGGGATTGGCCGTAGGAAAGTCAGTTGAGCATGTCGTTCCAATCACGTAGTAGTTGCCCGCCGCATCGACTGCGATTGCGCTACCGTAGTCGTGTGAGGATCCGCCTAGATAGGTGGAGTACACGAGGTCACTGCCGTCCGCATTGATCTTTGTCACATACGCATCCGCAGACCCGTGATTCCCTGTTTGAAAGGAATTGGTTGTAGGAAAGTCAGTTGAGTACGTCCACCCGGTCACGTAGGCATTGCCCGCCGCGTCCACAGCGATGCCATGACCGAAGTCGTCTCCGCCTCCGCCAAGGTAGGTTGAATAGACGAGTGCATTACCGTCCCTATTGATCTTGGTGACAAACGCATTGTAACCGCTGCCGTCCTTGCGCTGAATGGGGTTTGCCGCGGGGAAGTCTGTTGATCGCGTGTAGCCGGTCAAGTAGGCGTTGCCTGCCGCGTCCACGGCGACGCCCCAACCGAAGTCGTCACGACTTCCGCCCAGATAGGTGGAGTACACGAGGGCGCTGCCGTCGGCATTGATCTTCGTCACATACGCATCCGCAGACCCATGATTCGTAGCTTGGATAACATTGGCTGTAGGAAAGTCAGTTGAGTATGTGTATCCGGTCACGTAGGCATTGCCTGCCAGGTCAACCGCGATGCCAGTACCAAAGTCTCTTCCGCTCCCGCCCAGGTAGGTGGAATAGGCAAGTACGGGGTCAATAATCAGTTGTCTCTGGTGATCGTAAGAACCTACGCGAAATCCCACCTCGTTCTTATTAATTACATAGCCACCGCGAATCTCGCGCCTCGCCCCATTCACCTGTTGATAGATTTGCGGACGGCGCAGATGAACGTTGCCTGCTGCGCTGCTCAACACCAGATCGCCCTGTTCAAGGCGGAGCTTTGTCGCACCTTCGATTCCGAGTCGTATCACGCTCGGGTCAATTCCAGGCTGAAGCACGAAATCGTATTCCAGCTCTCGTTGATTGCCGTAGTAAACCAGATCCACTCCAGGGTAGACGTTTTCATAACGCACCTTGGCATACTGCCGGACATTGGCTTGCCACTTCTTCGGGTCGTCGCCCACGAAATAGTTGCTCTTGCCAGGCAATTCATCTTGCCCCGACATTTCCGTCTTGGAGTTGGCACCTGCCAGCTTCATGTGGAGCACGGCAGATTGTTCGAGCGGAGGCAGAGACTTCGCAGTGGGCGAGACGGGCTTTTGCTGAGAGGCTTTTCGTAAAGTCAGAACCGCCTCGGTGGACGTAAGAAACAGACTGTAGCCCGCGCCCCGCGTGAGGAACTTCACCTGCGGATCGCTCTGGCCCTGGTTGGCCTCGAAGGCAAGCGGAAGCTTGCCGTAACCTTCTGCTACGCGCACTTTCTGAGCAGGCATCCCAGAGTGAGCGGGTGGAGCAACGGTCTGCCCGTGAGCACCGGTCAAGAGCGGCAGCAGACAGCAGAAGCAGAGAACTCTTGTCTTCATAATTCCTCCTGAATCACCTTGGCCCACCCGGGATCCTGCGCTCAATGCGGGTTAGGTGTTGGGGTGGAAGCTGTTCGATGAGGAATGTTGCACTAAGCATCGCGCAGTCTTCTTCGGTGAGATTCCTGGGTGACGGTATCCTGAGGCCGTGCAACGTGGATACTTGACCAGTGGAGAATTGTAGGAGGTAGTCCGGTGGAAGGCGGTGACAAGGGTCACCTATCGCCGTGAGAAGTTCGATCCAAGGCGAAAAACGAACTGGGCTGGAGCAAGAAAACGACGTTGCATTTGCGTTTCAGCGTATCGTCGGGGAGCGGATTTCTGGGTCGAGCCTTCTGGCGTACGGAAACTAGAGAGCGTTTGTTGTGGCCCGACATTTCCCGGAAGAGCGCAGACACCCACGTTTCAAGGAACAAGACGAGGGACACTCGCACGTTAAGTGGCCAACACGCCGAAAGGGCCCGCAACACCGGAGCGACTCAATGTCAGCTTGGCGCGGGGGCCCCTGCCGTCATGGCGCACTCTCCTACGGCGTGGAGAACCCGTAGGCTTCCTTGCCGCCGTTGATTCCCCAGACGCCAGCTCCGCTGCCGACACTGAGCCGGGCGAGCGTGCCGGGAACCTGAACAAACGTCATCGAACTGGAATCCAGGCGAAAAATTGAGCCAGAGGCATTGAGTCCCCAGACTCCGTTCCCGCCCGCGCGGATCTCGCTTAGTATTCCGGAAAGTTGTCCGAAATCCTGGATGTTGTCGTAGAACTCGTAAATCTGAGTATTGAAGAGACCCCAAGAACCATTCGGACCCACCGCGACCTGCGTGAGGATCCCGGGCAACTGAACGAAACCACCGGTCGCGAAGTCGAACCGGAAGATCTTCCCGTTGGAGTTAATCCCCCACATGTCGCCACCGCCCACGGCCAGGCTGGAGAGAAATCCCGGCGCCTGATCGAAAGCCTTTGTGCAATAGTTGTAGCGAAAGATTTGTGTAGCGGCGTCGAGTCCCCAAACTTCGTAGGGATGGCAATTGTCGTGGTAGCCGGGACCGACAGCAATCGAATCGAGAATGCCTGGCACTTGCGAGAAAGCGTAACTGGTCCCGCTCTTGCTGGCTCGGTAGACCTTGCCGGCGGAGTCGAGCGCCCAAACCTCGTCCGCCTGACTCAGATTGCCTCCCCCGACAGCGATGCTCCTTAGCGTGATGGTGTTCGCCAGAGCAAATTGTTTTCCTTTGAGAACATATGGGTTCCCGGTATTTGAAAGCGCCCAGACGCTGGAAGCTCCCGCTGCGATGTCCTCCAGCGCGGCTCCGCCTTTCACTTTTACGTGCTTGAAGGTTTGTGCGGGCGCGGATGGAGCGCACGCAATCCCCAAAACCAGGACGAAGAGCAGTGAATATGGAGAAAGCTTCATGACGTACCTCCTGTAAAGATGAGATTTCCTACTTTTCCGCCGAATTGACTATCGAGCTACAGCCCCAGCCCCGAAGGTCGAAACTGGGACGCACTGATTACGGAGTCGAGAACGCGTAGGCCTTCCCGGTACTGTCAATCCCCCAGACGCCGCCGCCGCTGCCCACGCTGATG is from Acidobacteriota bacterium and encodes:
- a CDS encoding winged helix-turn-helix domain-containing protein, giving the protein MSPSHFYEFLGFRLDPDQRLLFRNGEVVPLAPKALDTLLLLVENHGRILEKDVLLKHVWPDTFVEEGSLTRNISVLRKVLEEGLAGVACIENIPKRGYRFVAEVRSVPADHKSRSTTSEQPGGAGQSTASVDTRKPRLSPAWRIPVLIAAILIAVIATPLVLNVHGWRDAIFGTSAGNIQSIAVLPLENLSNDPEQAYFADGMTDALITDLAKISSLRVVSRTSVMQYKGARKSIPQVARELGVDAVVEGTVTRAGNQVRITAQLIAARNDRHLWAEMYQRDLGDALIMQGQVAQAIADSVRLELTADERSRLSSLHRVDPEAYELYLRGRYYWNRRDAEGLTQAIEYFRSATRRDPNFALAYAGLADCYNVISDSVSIPATEALGQAKIASLKALELDANSAEAHASLAWVRFQLDWNWADAEHEFRRAISLNPGYATAHHWFAIFLSAMGRGAEAIAEAKRAQELDPLSLIIRLDVGSVYFWTGHVDLSLQQELKVLDMDPTFVRGYFYVAIAYAHMRRLDDALSYFHKGAALAGGGTQPFQELEAWFYAASGRRREAFNILAKLESPAREPAESYYIAEAYAALGKRDEAFKWLERAYRERTFWMVYLNVDPRLDSLRSDPRFHDLVSRVGLAPATP
- a CDS encoding helix-turn-helix transcriptional regulator, producing MAKKSVVRDPLTPAVLHILLALSTGERHGYGIMKQVQADSQGKAKMGPGTLYGSMGRMMEAGLIRESDKRVDPEMDDERRIYYELTGAGRAALEAELNRYRSVVAVAKARLAKENLSTESLAHGR
- a CDS encoding SBBP repeat-containing protein; translated protein: MKTRVLCFCCLLPLLTGAHGQTVAPPAHSGMPAQKVRVAEGYGKLPLAFEANQGQSDPQVKFLTRGAGYSLFLTSTEAVLTLRKASQQKPVSPTAKSLPPLEQSAVLHMKLAGANSKTEMSGQDELPGKSNYFVGDDPKKWQANVRQYAKVRYENVYPGVDLVYYGNQRELEYDFVLQPGIDPSVIRLGIEGATKLRLEQGDLVLSSAAGNVHLRRPQIYQQVNGARREIRGGYVINKNEVGFRVGSYDHQRQLIIDPVLAYSTYLGGSGRDFGTGIAVDLAGNAYVTGYTYSTDFPTANVIQATNHGSADAYVTKINADGSALVYSTYLGGSRDDFGWGVAVDAAGNAYLTGYTRSTDFPAANPIQRKDGSGYNAFVTKINRDGNALVYSTYLGGGGDDFGHGIAVDAAGNAYVTGWTYSTDFPTTNSFQTGNHGSADAYVTKINADGSDLVYSTYLGGSSHDYGSAIAVDAAGNYYVIGTTCSTDFPTANPIQATNHGCYDAFITKINADGSTLSYSTYLGGSGEELGQAIAVDGTGNAYFTGYTRSTNFPTVRAIQSTNHGEYEVFVSKINSDGSALVYSTYLGGADWDFGSGIAADAAGNAYVTGYTYSTDFPTANALRAENSGFDDAFVAMVNAAGSGLVYSTYLGGKGYDYGQSIAVDAIGNAYVSGSAQAHHSFPTTLLAFQPSSSGRAAFITKIASQTFVSVSPLKLTFGKAVVGTSSKPKKVTLTNTGTGVLAINQIYIAGKDTGDFTQTSDCEASIEPTASCTISIIFTPTAVGKRIAVLVISDSDPASPQAVALSGNGIVGLNP
- a CDS encoding PQQ-like beta-propeller repeat protein, coding for MKLSPYSLLFVLVLGIACAPSAPAQTFKHVKVKGGAALEDIAAGASSVWALSNTGNPYVLKGKQFALANTITLRSIAVGGGNLSQADEVWALDSAGKVYRASKSGTSYAFSQVPGILDSIAVGPGYHDNCHPYEVWGLDAATQIFRYNYCTKAFDQAPGFLSSLAVGGGDMWGINSNGKIFRFDFATGGFVQLPGILTQVAVGPNGSWGLFNTQIYEFYDNIQDFGQLSGILSEIRAGGNGVWGLNASGSIFRLDSSSMTFVQVPGTLARLSVGSGAGVWGINGGKEAYGFSTP